Proteins from one Fusobacterium periodonticum 1_1_41FAA genomic window:
- a CDS encoding aminopeptidase, whose protein sequence is MKELLMCKIADKIIDVNLKMVAGEKLLIVTESEKLSIANAIATAAYRKNIEPIISLIIPREADSQEPPEIIAASLKVADAFVSVVGKSITHTNAIKNAIENGARGLVLTQFSEDMMIHGGMEADFEKIKPVCLKVASKLANSKKVHLTTPFGTDLTFCAENRRGNALYCLVEKGKFSTAPTVEANVSPIEGTPEGIIVADASVPYIGIGLLKEPIICKVEKGFITSIEGGKQAEILSKDLADKNDPNVYNVAELGIGLNPNCRFIGLMLEDEGVYGSCHIGIGTSLNLGGVLKAACHYDLIMTKPTIIADGVTIMKDGELVGEFYSDVYKK, encoded by the coding sequence ATGAAAGAACTTCTAATGTGTAAAATTGCTGACAAAATTATTGATGTTAATTTGAAAATGGTTGCTGGAGAAAAGCTTTTAATTGTAACTGAATCTGAAAAATTATCAATTGCAAATGCTATTGCAACTGCTGCTTACAGAAAAAATATCGAACCTATTATCAGCTTAATTATACCTAGAGAAGCTGATTCTCAAGAACCACCTGAAATTATAGCAGCTTCTTTAAAAGTTGCAGATGCATTTGTTTCAGTAGTTGGAAAATCTATTACACATACAAATGCTATTAAAAATGCAATTGAAAATGGAGCTAGAGGATTAGTTTTAACACAATTTTCTGAAGATATGATGATACATGGTGGAATGGAAGCTGATTTCGAAAAAATAAAGCCTGTTTGCTTAAAAGTTGCATCAAAATTAGCAAATTCAAAAAAGGTTCATTTAACTACACCATTTGGAACAGATTTAACATTTTGTGCCGAAAATAGAAGAGGAAATGCACTATACTGCTTAGTTGAAAAAGGAAAATTTTCTACAGCTCCAACTGTAGAAGCAAATGTATCTCCTATTGAAGGTACTCCTGAAGGAATTATTGTAGCTGATGCTAGTGTTCCTTATATCGGAATAGGATTATTAAAAGAGCCTATAATTTGTAAAGTTGAAAAAGGATTTATAACTTCCATTGAAGGAGGAAAGCAAGCAGAAATACTTAGTAAAGATTTAGCTGATAAAAATGATCCTAATGTATATAATGTTGCTGAACTGGGAATAGGTTTGAATCCCAATTGTCGTTTTATTGGTTTAATGTTAGAAGATGAAGGAGTTTATGGTTCTTGTCATATAGGGATAGGAACAAGCTTAAACTTAGGTGGGGTTTTAAAAGCTGCTTGTCATTATGATTTAATAATGACAAAACCAACTATTATAGCTGATGGAGTAACAATAATGAAAGATGGTGAATTAGTAGGAGAATTTTATTCAGATGTTTATAAAAAATAG
- the gltS gene encoding sodium/glutamate symporter yields MKLELTMFNTTAIAVLILFLGSYIKAKVEILRKFCIPIPVVGGMIFTIFTLIGYTTNIFSISFDFTLSDFFMLAFYTSIGFTASISLLKKGGVKTIKLLIVSSILVVLQNGIGIIICKFLGINPLIGIATGSIPMTGGHGTSAVFSVPLENLGLTAANTITLAAATFGLVAGSLTGGPLGRYLVEKSIKNNKINSNQKTSININKEMENKLSAKGFEQAIFLLLLAMALGTIISMLLGKTGLTFPASVGGMLASALIVNIKNFDKLYPIKHSEIHIFGEVSLAIFLSMSMMKLKLWQIIDLAGPMLILLFAQVILIVIFIIFIAFPVMGKDYEAAVTCSGFCGYGLGAVPTGIANMDTLTEKYYPAPESFFIVPLVGSLFINIVNTFMITFFMNIV; encoded by the coding sequence ATGAAACTTGAGTTAACAATGTTTAATACTACTGCAATTGCTGTTTTAATATTGTTTCTAGGAAGTTACATAAAAGCTAAAGTAGAAATATTAAGAAAATTTTGTATTCCTATTCCAGTAGTTGGAGGAATGATTTTTACAATTTTTACGCTTATAGGATACACTACAAATATTTTTTCAATAAGTTTTGATTTTACATTGAGTGATTTTTTTATGTTAGCATTTTATACAAGTATTGGTTTTACAGCGAGTATATCTCTTCTAAAAAAAGGTGGAGTAAAAACAATAAAGTTACTCATAGTTTCTAGTATTCTTGTTGTGCTACAAAATGGAATAGGAATCATAATTTGTAAATTTTTAGGTATTAATCCTTTGATAGGAATAGCAACAGGATCTATCCCTATGACTGGAGGACATGGAACATCGGCAGTATTTTCAGTTCCCTTAGAAAATTTAGGACTAACTGCTGCAAATACAATTACATTAGCTGCTGCTACATTTGGTTTAGTAGCTGGTTCTCTAACAGGAGGTCCATTAGGAAGATATTTAGTAGAAAAAAGTATTAAGAATAATAAAATTAATTCTAACCAAAAAACTAGCATTAATATTAATAAGGAAATGGAAAATAAATTGTCAGCTAAAGGATTTGAACAAGCTATTTTTCTTTTATTATTAGCTATGGCTTTAGGTACAATAATTTCTATGTTATTAGGAAAAACTGGTCTTACTTTCCCAGCTTCTGTAGGTGGGATGCTTGCATCAGCTTTAATTGTAAACATAAAAAATTTTGATAAATTATATCCAATCAAACACTCTGAAATACATATTTTTGGTGAAGTTTCACTTGCTATATTTTTATCTATGAGTATGATGAAATTAAAATTATGGCAAATTATAGATTTAGCAGGTCCAATGTTAATTTTACTTTTTGCACAAGTTATTCTAATTGTCATTTTTATCATATTTATAGCTTTTCCTGTAATGGGTAAGGATTATGAGGCAGCAGTTACATGTTCAGGTTTCTGTGGATATGGATTAGGAGCTGTCCCTACTGGTATTGCAAATATGGATACATTAACTGAAAAATATTATCCTGCCCCAGAATCTTTTTTTATAGTCCCTTTAGTAGGATCACTTTTTATAAATATTGTAAATACTTTTATGATTACATTTTTTATGAATATTGTCTAA
- a CDS encoding TRAP transporter substrate-binding protein, with protein MLKKFSLLLVIILSLFTFISCRPSENKKVETNEPIIIKIGHTDSSSRSTNIWSVELGKILEEKAPGKFQVEVYPDGQLGDTPDLVAGVKLGTVTMMFDLSAAITAAAGPESACIDLPYLYPTYEDWVKGTFENGGLELFNEYLKKQGYYCIDMYYNGMRQVASVKRNYHNSNDLKGQKIRIAQNELNVDMWQAMGANPTPMSWGEVITSLSQGTIDALDHSLGVFNDFSLHKIAPYITLTNHASSPFPIVCSLDWINSLPEDLRKILEESIHEVAKKQREEERANELKYIERFKSEGATVQELTSDEVKAFQESVKPVYDKWRKKVGDDVVDKWLETVPKK; from the coding sequence ATGTTAAAAAAATTTTCTTTATTATTAGTTATTATTTTATCTTTATTTACTTTTATTTCATGCAGACCATCAGAAAATAAAAAGGTGGAAACAAACGAACCTATTATTATAAAAATAGGACATACAGATTCAAGTTCTCGTTCTACAAATATTTGGAGTGTTGAATTAGGTAAAATATTAGAAGAAAAAGCACCAGGAAAATTTCAAGTTGAGGTATATCCTGATGGACAATTAGGTGATACTCCTGATTTAGTTGCAGGAGTTAAATTAGGAACAGTTACAATGATGTTTGATTTATCAGCTGCTATCACTGCTGCTGCTGGTCCTGAATCTGCATGTATTGATTTACCTTATTTATATCCTACTTATGAAGATTGGGTAAAAGGAACTTTTGAAAATGGTGGATTAGAGTTATTCAATGAGTATTTAAAAAAACAAGGATACTACTGTATTGACATGTACTATAATGGAATGAGACAAGTAGCTAGTGTAAAGAGAAATTACCACAATTCTAACGATTTAAAAGGACAAAAAATAAGAATTGCTCAAAATGAATTAAATGTTGATATGTGGCAAGCAATGGGAGCAAATCCTACTCCAATGTCTTGGGGTGAAGTTATTACATCTCTTTCTCAAGGAACTATTGATGCTTTAGATCATTCTTTAGGTGTCTTTAATGATTTTTCTTTACATAAAATTGCACCATATATTACTTTGACAAATCATGCAAGTTCTCCATTTCCTATTGTTTGCTCATTAGATTGGATTAATTCACTTCCAGAAGATTTAAGAAAAATACTAGAAGAAAGTATTCATGAAGTTGCTAAAAAGCAAAGAGAAGAAGAAAGAGCAAATGAATTAAAATATATAGAAAGATTTAAATCAGAAGGAGCCACAGTTCAAGAATTAACTTCAGATGAAGTCAAAGCTTTTCAAGAAAGTGTAAAACCAGTATACGATAAATGGAGAAAGAAAGTTGGAGATGATGTTGTTGATAAATGGCTTGAAACAGTACCTAAAAAATAA
- a CDS encoding TRAP transporter small permease, producing MKKSKFIQILDRLEETVLVGMFTLMVFIIFAQVIMRYIFNNSLSWSEELGKFLFVWISWLGISIGAKRKEHIKITMFVDKLSHKLNFLCDILSELIVFGICLVTAYYGFELVVSQSQVFFAGIKISMSWGYLSVVLGCILMMIRNLIIIMDTFTTFKKGGKEE from the coding sequence ATGAAAAAAAGTAAATTTATTCAAATTTTAGACAGATTAGAAGAAACTGTTTTAGTTGGAATGTTTACTCTAATGGTTTTTATTATTTTTGCACAAGTTATAATGCGTTATATTTTTAATAATTCACTATCATGGTCAGAGGAATTAGGAAAATTTTTATTTGTTTGGATTTCTTGGCTTGGAATTAGCATTGGAGCTAAAAGAAAAGAACATATAAAAATAACAATGTTTGTAGACAAACTTTCTCATAAGTTAAACTTTTTATGTGATATTCTATCTGAACTTATTGTATTTGGAATTTGTTTAGTGACAGCTTATTATGGATTTGAACTAGTTGTTTCTCAGTCACAAGTTTTTTTTGCTGGGATTAAAATTAGTATGTCTTGGGGATACTTATCTGTTGTTTTAGGATGTATTTTAATGATGATCAGAAATTTGATAATCATAATGGATACTTTCACTACCTTTAAGAAAGGAGGGAAAGAAGAATGA
- a CDS encoding TRAP transporter large permease, with translation MTFLVLFIVLFIMLAIGVPVGFAIGGATMISMYFCSNLNMVVNAQYCFSGINSFTVMAIPFFMLAGLIMSTGGIAKRIVNFASALIDFVTGALGCVTILACMFFGALSGSGMATTSAIGGMMIPEMKKKGYSSEYAATLVCFGGIVGPIIPPSLSFVLYGATTNTSVPELFLAGVLPGILLGVIFLLMNIFICKKTKIETREFEEEKNVTFKVLLQKRVKRIWVATKDGIWALLSPTIILGGIYSGIFTPTEAACISVVYSAFVSFFIYKDLNLKALYNTLLDAAVLNGITSFLLGYSTVFSTFMTFEKVPQMISTFLTNISDNPFVVLFFINLILLFIGLFLDTVPAIIVMAPMLLPTIRSLGINPIHFGVVMAVNLAIGLCTPPYGCNLFVGAAVARIKLDKMFKLIIPFFLAAVFALAIITYIPWLSLVFIK, from the coding sequence ATGACTTTCTTAGTACTATTCATAGTATTATTTATTATGTTAGCAATAGGGGTTCCTGTTGGTTTCGCTATTGGTGGTGCAACAATGATTTCTATGTATTTCTGCTCTAATTTAAATATGGTTGTTAATGCACAATATTGTTTTTCAGGAATCAATTCCTTTACAGTTATGGCAATTCCTTTCTTTATGTTGGCAGGATTAATAATGTCTACTGGTGGAATAGCTAAAAGAATAGTTAATTTTGCCTCAGCATTAATTGATTTTGTAACAGGTGCATTAGGATGTGTTACAATTCTTGCCTGCATGTTTTTTGGAGCACTATCTGGTTCAGGAATGGCAACTACATCTGCTATTGGTGGTATGATGATTCCTGAAATGAAGAAAAAAGGATATTCTTCAGAATATGCAGCTACCTTAGTTTGTTTTGGGGGAATTGTAGGACCAATTATTCCACCCAGTTTATCTTTCGTTCTTTATGGAGCTACAACTAATACTTCTGTTCCAGAATTGTTTTTAGCTGGAGTTCTTCCTGGAATTTTATTAGGAGTTATATTTTTACTAATGAATATTTTTATCTGTAAAAAAACAAAAATAGAAACAAGAGAATTTGAAGAGGAGAAAAATGTAACTTTTAAAGTACTTTTGCAAAAGAGGGTTAAAAGAATTTGGGTTGCTACCAAAGATGGTATATGGGCATTACTATCTCCAACAATTATACTTGGTGGAATTTATTCAGGAATTTTTACTCCTACTGAAGCTGCCTGTATATCAGTGGTTTATTCAGCCTTTGTCAGTTTTTTTATCTATAAAGATTTAAATTTAAAAGCACTATATAATACTCTATTAGATGCTGCTGTGTTAAATGGAATAACTTCATTTTTATTAGGATATTCCACAGTATTTTCAACTTTTATGACTTTTGAAAAAGTTCCTCAAATGATTTCTACATTTTTGACTAATATTTCTGATAATCCATTTGTTGTACTTTTTTTTATAAATTTAATTTTACTTTTCATTGGTTTGTTTTTGGATACTGTTCCTGCTATTATTGTTATGGCTCCAATGTTATTACCAACTATAAGATCTTTAGGAATAAATCCAATTCATTTTGGAGTTGTTATGGCTGTTAATTTGGCTATAGGACTTTGTACACCTCCATATGGTTGTAACCTATTTGTAGGAGCAGCTGTTGCAAGAATAAAATTAGATAAAATGTTTAAATTAATTATTCCATTTTTCCTTGCAGCTGTTTTTGCACTTGCAATAATAACATATATTCCTTGGCTTTCTTTAGTATTTATCAAATAA
- a CDS encoding M20 family metallopeptidase, producing MEEKIKKLSEKYLERVMELRRELHKYPELGFDLFKTAEIVKKELDRIGIPYKSEIAKTGIVATIKGGKPGKTVLLRADMDALPLAEESRCSFKSTHEGKMHACGHDGHTAGLLGVGMILNELKDELSGNIKLLFQPAEEEPGGAKPMIDEGILENPKVDAAFGCHIWPSIKAGHVAIKDGAMMSHPTTFEIIFQGKGGHASQPENTVDTVMVACQTVVNFQNIISRNISTLRPAVLSCCSIHAGEAHNIIPDKLFLKGTIRSFDEKITDNIIERMDEILKGITSAYGASYEFLVDRMYPALKNDHELFNFSKNALEDILGKDNIEVMEDPVMGSEDFAYFGKHIPSFFFFVGVNDKQLENENMLHHPKLFWDEKYLITNMKTLSQLAVEFLNK from the coding sequence ATGGAAGAAAAAATAAAAAAATTGTCTGAAAAATATTTAGAAAGAGTTATGGAACTTAGAAGAGAACTTCATAAATATCCAGAACTTGGTTTCGATTTGTTTAAAACAGCTGAAATAGTAAAAAAAGAATTAGATAGAATAGGCATTCCATATAAATCTGAAATTGCTAAAACAGGAATTGTTGCAACTATCAAAGGGGGAAAACCTGGGAAGACTGTTCTTTTAAGAGCAGATATGGACGCCTTACCACTAGCAGAAGAAAGTAGATGTAGTTTTAAGTCAACTCATGAAGGAAAAATGCATGCTTGTGGACATGATGGACATACTGCAGGACTTCTTGGAGTTGGAATGATCTTAAATGAACTAAAAGATGAACTATCTGGAAATATAAAATTACTTTTTCAACCTGCTGAAGAAGAACCTGGTGGAGCAAAACCAATGATAGATGAAGGAATTTTAGAAAATCCAAAAGTTGATGCAGCTTTTGGTTGTCATATTTGGCCTAGTATAAAAGCAGGACATGTAGCTATTAAAGATGGAGCTATGATGTCGCATCCTACAACATTTGAAATAATATTTCAAGGAAAAGGTGGTCATGCTTCACAACCTGAAAATACAGTCGATACAGTTATGGTAGCTTGTCAAACTGTAGTTAATTTTCAAAATATAATCAGTAGAAATATTTCAACTTTAAGACCAGCTGTTTTATCTTGTTGTAGTATTCATGCAGGAGAAGCACATAATATAATACCTGATAAGTTATTTTTAAAGGGAACTATAAGAAGTTTTGATGAAAAAATAACAGATAATATAATTGAAAGAATGGATGAAATTTTAAAAGGGATTACTAGTGCTTATGGGGCTTCTTATGAATTTTTAGTAGATAGAATGTATCCAGCACTAAAAAATGATCATGAACTATTTAATTTTTCTAAAAATGCTTTAGAAGATATTTTAGGAAAAGATAATATTGAAGTTATGGAAGATCCTGTAATGGGTTCTGAAGATTTTGCATATTTTGGAAAACATATTCCATCATTTTTCTTCTTTGTTGGAGTTAATGATAAGCAATTAGAAAATGAAAATATGCTTCACCATCCAAAGTTATTTTGGGATGAAAAGTATTTAATTACAAATATGAAAACTCTATCTCAATTAGCAGTAGAATTTTTAAATAAATAA
- a CDS encoding ATP-dependent helicase, which produces MNLNLLEKLNEKQREAASQIDGSILILAGAGSGKTRTITYRIAHMIENIGISPYSILAVTFTNKAAKEMRERVEDLVGEVAKSCTISTFHSFGMRLLRMYAAEVGYNPNFTIYDTDDQRRIIKAILKGQNITVNGNKLTERDLISIISKIKEEIKTVEEYSVMNKQIIEVYEKYNRNLIESNAMDFSDILLNTYKLLQNSSILEKIQKKYKYIMIDEYQDTNNLQYKIIDLIARKSSNLCVVGDENQSIYGFRGANILNILNFENNYKNAKIIKLEENYRSTSTILDAANELIKNNKSSKDKKLWTQNGKGDLIKVLVCDNARDEVSKIIDIIKENHQNGIPYKDMTILYRTNMQSRVFEEGLLRYNIPHKVFGGISFYSRAEIKDIIAYLSIIVNPQDELNLQRIVNVPKRKVGEKGIEKIIAFARENNLNLLDALSHIKDISGLTATGKEKLSEMYDIIKELKDLSYSETASYIVETLLDKIKYIDYVKETYDDADARIENIEEFKNSILELENVVGVLRLSEYLENVSLVSATDDLEDEKDYIKLMTIHNSKGLEFPIVFLVGFENEIFPGARASFDEKEMEEERRLCYVALTRAEKKLYLSHTAIRFVYGQDRLATPSIFLKEIPEKLLDVEVKKERLYFEDDEFSDTRHSEKFKRFEKKKTEINTKNTIVIPDDVKKVLDTLGFKIGDKVKHKKFGLGVIKKMDAKKIYVQYVDETREMAIILADKLLTKLN; this is translated from the coding sequence ATGAACTTGAACTTATTAGAAAAATTAAATGAGAAACAAAGGGAAGCAGCCTCACAAATTGATGGTTCAATTTTAATTTTAGCGGGGGCTGGTTCTGGAAAAACAAGAACAATTACATATAGAATAGCACACATGATAGAAAATATTGGAATAAGTCCTTATAGTATTTTAGCAGTAACGTTTACAAATAAAGCAGCTAAAGAAATGAGGGAAAGAGTTGAAGACCTTGTAGGAGAGGTTGCAAAATCTTGTACAATTTCTACCTTCCACTCGTTTGGAATGAGACTTTTAAGAATGTATGCAGCTGAAGTAGGTTATAACCCAAACTTTACTATATATGACACAGATGACCAAAGAAGAATAATAAAAGCTATATTAAAAGGTCAAAACATAACTGTGAACGGAAATAAATTAACTGAAAGAGATCTTATTTCTATAATCTCAAAAATAAAAGAAGAAATAAAAACTGTTGAAGAATATTCAGTTATGAATAAGCAAATTATAGAAGTTTATGAAAAATACAATAGAAATTTAATAGAAAGCAATGCTATGGATTTTTCAGATATACTTTTAAATACATATAAATTATTACAAAATTCTTCTATACTTGAAAAAATACAAAAAAAATATAAGTATATAATGATAGATGAGTACCAAGATACAAACAATTTACAATATAAAATCATAGATTTAATAGCAAGAAAATCATCTAATTTATGTGTTGTTGGAGATGAAAACCAAAGTATATATGGATTTAGAGGAGCTAATATATTAAATATCCTTAATTTTGAAAACAACTATAAGAACGCTAAAATAATAAAACTAGAAGAAAACTATAGATCAACAAGCACTATACTAGATGCTGCTAATGAATTGATTAAAAATAATAAATCTTCTAAAGATAAGAAATTATGGACACAAAATGGAAAGGGAGACTTAATCAAGGTCTTAGTTTGTGACAATGCAAGAGATGAAGTAAGTAAGATTATTGATATAATCAAAGAAAATCATCAAAATGGTATTCCGTATAAGGATATGACAATTTTATATAGAACTAATATGCAATCAAGAGTATTTGAAGAAGGACTTTTAAGATATAATATACCTCATAAAGTCTTTGGTGGAATTAGTTTCTACTCTAGAGCAGAAATTAAAGATATAATTGCATACCTATCTATTATTGTTAATCCACAAGATGAATTAAATTTACAAAGAATCGTTAATGTCCCTAAAAGAAAAGTTGGGGAAAAAGGAATTGAAAAAATAATTGCCTTTGCAAGAGAAAATAATCTTAATTTACTTGATGCACTTTCTCATATAAAGGACATTTCAGGGCTAACAGCAACAGGAAAAGAAAAACTTTCTGAAATGTATGATATAATAAAAGAACTGAAAGATTTATCTTACAGTGAAACTGCCTCTTACATAGTTGAAACTTTACTAGATAAGATAAAATACATAGACTATGTCAAAGAAACTTATGATGATGCAGATGCAAGAATTGAGAATATTGAAGAGTTTAAAAACTCTATTTTAGAATTAGAAAATGTTGTTGGTGTATTAAGACTTAGTGAGTATTTAGAAAATGTTTCACTTGTCAGTGCAACAGATGACTTAGAGGATGAAAAAGACTATATAAAATTGATGACTATACACAACTCAAAAGGTCTAGAATTTCCTATAGTTTTCTTGGTTGGTTTTGAAAATGAAATCTTCCCAGGTGCAAGAGCATCATTTGATGAAAAAGAAATGGAAGAAGAAAGAAGACTTTGCTATGTTGCCTTAACGAGAGCAGAAAAGAAACTATATTTATCTCATACAGCAATAAGATTTGTCTATGGTCAAGATAGATTAGCTACTCCATCTATATTTTTAAAAGAAATACCTGAAAAACTTTTAGATGTAGAAGTTAAAAAAGAAAGATTATACTTTGAAGATGATGAATTTTCTGATACAAGACATTCTGAAAAATTTAAGAGATTTGAAAAGAAGAAAACTGAAATAAATACAAAAAATACTATTGTAATTCCTGATGATGTAAAGAAAGTATTAGATACATTAGGTTTTAAAATAGGCGATAAAGTAAAACATAAAAAATTTGGTTTAGGTGTCATCAAAAAGATGGATGCTAAAAAGATATATGTTCAATATGTTGATGAAACAAGAGAAATGGCTATCATACTAGCTGATAAACTTTTAACTAAATTGAACTAG
- the lpxC gene encoding UDP-3-O-acyl-N-acetylglucosamine deacetylase, producing the protein MKRKTLKNVVEYDGIGLHKGEVIKMKLIPSKSTGIVFRMMNMPEGKNEILLDYRNTFDLTRGTNLKNEHGAMVFTIEHFLSALYVAGITDLIIELSGNELPICDGSAIKFLDLFHESGIVELDEDVEEIVVKEPIFLSKGDKHIIALPYENGYKLTYAIRFEHTFLKSQLAEFEITEEVYKKEIAPARTFGFDYEVEYLKQNNLALGGTLENAIVIKKDGVLNPEGLRFEDEFVRHKMLDIIGDLKILNRPIRAHIIAVKAGHLIDIEFAKILDNIK; encoded by the coding sequence ATGAAAAGAAAAACTTTAAAAAATGTAGTAGAATATGATGGTATAGGTCTACACAAAGGTGAAGTAATAAAAATGAAACTTATTCCTAGTAAGTCTACTGGAATAGTTTTTAGAATGATGAATATGCCTGAAGGAAAAAATGAAATACTTCTTGATTATAGAAATACTTTCGATTTAACAAGAGGTACAAATTTAAAAAATGAACATGGAGCTATGGTCTTTACTATAGAACATTTTCTATCAGCTCTTTATGTTGCAGGTATCACAGATTTAATAATTGAATTAAGTGGGAATGAACTTCCTATCTGTGATGGTAGTGCTATTAAGTTTTTAGATCTGTTCCATGAAAGTGGTATAGTTGAATTAGATGAAGATGTAGAAGAAATTGTTGTGAAAGAACCTATATTTTTATCTAAAGGAGATAAACATATAATTGCTCTACCTTATGAAAATGGTTACAAACTAACTTATGCAATAAGATTTGAACATACATTTTTAAAATCACAACTTGCAGAGTTTGAAATAACTGAAGAAGTTTATAAAAAGGAAATTGCTCCAGCAAGAACCTTTGGTTTCGATTATGAAGTTGAATATTTAAAACAAAATAATCTTGCCTTAGGTGGAACTTTAGAAAATGCTATAGTTATAAAAAAAGATGGAGTTTTAAATCCTGAAGGATTAAGATTTGAAGATGAATTTGTAAGACATAAAATGCTTGATATTATTGGTGACTTAAAGATTTTAAATAGACCAATAAGAGCACATATTATTGCTGTTAAAGCAGGACACCTTATTGATATTGAATTTGCAAAAATTCTTGATAATATAAAATAG
- the fabZ gene encoding 3-hydroxyacyl-ACP dehydratase FabZ yields the protein MLDVLEIMKRIPHRYPFLLVDRILEMDKENQTIKGKKNVTINEEFFNGHFPGHPIMPGVLIVEGMAQCLGVMVMENFPGKVPYFAAIESAKFKNPVKPGDTLIYDVKVEKVKRNFVKATGKTYVDDAVVAEANFTFVIADL from the coding sequence ATGTTAGATGTTTTAGAAATAATGAAAAGGATACCACACAGATACCCATTTTTACTAGTTGATAGAATTTTAGAAATGGACAAAGAAAATCAAACAATAAAAGGTAAAAAGAATGTAACAATCAATGAAGAATTTTTTAATGGACATTTTCCAGGACATCCAATTATGCCAGGTGTATTAATAGTAGAAGGTATGGCTCAATGTTTAGGTGTTATGGTTATGGAAAATTTCCCAGGAAAAGTTCCTTACTTTGCTGCAATAGAAAGTGCAAAATTTAAAAACCCTGTAAAACCTGGAGATACATTAATTTATGATGTAAAAGTTGAAAAAGTTAAAAGAAATTTTGTAAAAGCAACTGGGAAAACTTATGTAGATGATGCAGTAGTTGCAGAAGCAAACTTTACATTTGTAATAGCAGATCTCTAA
- the lpxA gene encoding acyl-ACP--UDP-N-acetylglucosamine O-acyltransferase: MVDIHKTAIIEEGAIIEDGVTIGPYCVVGKDVIIKKGTVLQSHVVVEGITEIGENNTIYSFVSIGKANQDLKYKGEPTKTIIGNNNSIREFVTIHRGTDDRWETRIGSGNLLMAYVHVAHDVIIGDDCILANNVTLAGHVVVDSHAIIGGLTPIHQFTRIGSYSMIGGASGVNQDICPFVLAEGNKAVIRGLNSIGLRRRGFTDDEISNLKKAYRILFRQGLQLKDAIEELEKNFSDDKNIKYLVDFIKSSDRGIAR; the protein is encoded by the coding sequence ATGGTAGATATACATAAAACAGCTATCATAGAAGAAGGAGCTATCATAGAAGATGGTGTTACAATAGGTCCTTACTGTGTAGTTGGAAAAGATGTTATTATAAAAAAAGGTACCGTTTTACAATCTCATGTTGTTGTTGAAGGAATAACAGAGATAGGAGAAAATAATACCATTTACTCTTTTGTTTCAATAGGAAAAGCAAATCAAGACTTAAAATATAAAGGCGAACCTACAAAAACTATTATAGGAAATAACAATTCTATAAGAGAATTTGTAACTATTCATAGAGGTACTGATGATAGATGGGAAACTAGAATAGGAAGTGGAAATCTTCTTATGGCATATGTTCACGTAGCTCATGATGTTATTATTGGTGATGATTGTATACTTGCAAATAATGTTACTCTTGCTGGGCACGTTGTAGTTGATAGTCATGCAATTATTGGTGGGCTTACTCCTATTCATCAATTTACAAGAATAGGTTCTTATTCTATGATAGGTGGAGCAAGTGGAGTAAACCAAGATATTTGTCCTTTCGTTTTAGCAGAAGGGAATAAAGCAGTTATAAGAGGTTTAAATAGTATAGGTTTAAGAAGAAGAGGTTTCACTGATGATGAAATTTCTAACTTGAAAAAAGCATATAGAATACTATTTAGACAAGGTCTACAATTAAAAGATGCTATAGAAGAACTTGAAAAAAATTTTAGTGATGATAAAAATATAAAATATCTAGTAGATTTTATAAAGAGTAGCGATAGGGGGATAGCTAGATAA